Proteins co-encoded in one Cupriavidus nantongensis genomic window:
- a CDS encoding ABC transporter ATP-binding protein — MLRRLERLIDPFRHMPDREPPGQVLRFYTWYLREVWGVFVLLLLVGLVGALIEVALFSFLGRLVDMAQTTPGAEFFSRHRNELVWMAVVAVLLRPIFFGLHDVLVHQVISPSLSNLIRWQNHRYVLKQSLSFFQNDFAGRIAQRIMQTGFSLRDSAVQAVDALWHVAIYAVSSLVLFAQADWRLMIPLLLWIVCYVAALLYFVPRVKQRSVVATESRSRLMGRIVDGYTNITTLKLFAHTRQEEDYARDAMAEQTEKTRQAGRMVSGMDVTITAMNGALIAGTTGLAVWLWSTGHVTTGAIALTTGLVIRINNMSGWIMWVVNGIFENVGQVQDGMKTIAVPRQVTDRANAQPLRVTHGEVRFEQVGFHYGKGSGVIEGVNLTVRPGEKIGLVGPSGAGKSTLVNLLLRLYDVERGRILIDGQDIATVTQESLRAQIGMVTQDTSLLHRSIRENLLYGKPSSTDAELAAALHRARADGFIPHLVDAHGNTGLEAQVGERGVKLSGGQRQRIAIARVLLKNAPILILDEATSALDSEVEAAIQESLETLMQDKTVIAIAHRLSTIARMDRLVVLDRGHIVESGTHAELLAHGGLYARLWAHQTGGFVGVD; from the coding sequence CCTTCCGCCATATGCCCGACCGCGAGCCGCCGGGCCAGGTTCTGCGCTTCTACACCTGGTACCTGCGCGAGGTCTGGGGCGTGTTCGTGCTGCTGTTGCTGGTGGGCCTGGTCGGCGCGCTGATCGAGGTGGCGCTGTTCAGCTTCCTCGGCCGGCTGGTCGACATGGCGCAGACCACGCCCGGCGCCGAGTTCTTCAGCCGCCACCGCAACGAGCTGGTGTGGATGGCAGTGGTGGCGGTGCTGCTGCGGCCCATCTTCTTCGGCCTGCACGACGTGCTGGTGCACCAGGTGATCAGCCCCAGCCTGTCCAACCTGATCCGCTGGCAGAACCACCGCTACGTGCTCAAGCAGAGCCTGTCGTTCTTCCAGAACGACTTTGCCGGGCGCATCGCCCAGCGCATCATGCAGACCGGCTTTTCGCTGCGCGACTCCGCGGTGCAGGCGGTCGATGCACTGTGGCACGTGGCGATCTACGCAGTCAGTTCGCTGGTGCTGTTCGCGCAGGCCGACTGGCGCCTGATGATCCCGCTGCTGCTGTGGATCGTCTGCTACGTGGCCGCGCTGCTGTACTTCGTGCCGCGCGTCAAGCAGCGCTCGGTGGTCGCCACCGAATCGCGCTCGCGGCTGATGGGGCGCATCGTCGACGGCTACACCAATATCACCACGCTCAAGCTGTTCGCCCATACCCGCCAGGAAGAAGACTACGCGCGCGACGCCATGGCCGAGCAGACCGAGAAGACGCGGCAGGCCGGGCGCATGGTCAGCGGCATGGACGTCACCATCACCGCGATGAACGGCGCGCTGATCGCCGGCACCACCGGGCTGGCGGTGTGGCTGTGGAGCACCGGCCATGTCACCACCGGCGCGATCGCGCTGACCACCGGGCTGGTGATCCGCATCAACAATATGTCGGGCTGGATCATGTGGGTGGTCAACGGCATCTTCGAGAACGTCGGGCAGGTGCAGGACGGCATGAAGACCATCGCGGTGCCGCGCCAGGTCACCGACCGCGCCAACGCGCAGCCGCTGCGCGTGACGCATGGCGAGGTCCGCTTCGAGCAGGTCGGGTTCCACTACGGCAAGGGCTCGGGCGTGATCGAGGGCGTCAACCTGACGGTGCGGCCGGGCGAGAAGATCGGCCTGGTCGGCCCTTCGGGCGCGGGCAAGTCGACGCTGGTCAACCTGCTGCTGCGGCTCTACGACGTCGAGCGCGGCCGCATCCTGATCGACGGCCAGGACATCGCCACGGTGACGCAGGAAAGCCTGCGCGCGCAGATCGGCATGGTCACGCAGGACACCTCGCTGCTGCACCGCTCGATCCGCGAGAACCTGCTCTACGGCAAGCCCTCGAGCACCGATGCCGAACTCGCCGCCGCGCTGCACCGCGCCCGCGCCGACGGATTCATTCCGCACCTGGTTGATGCCCACGGCAACACCGGGCTGGAGGCGCAGGTCGGCGAGCGCGGCGTCAAGCTGTCAGGCGGCCAGCGCCAGCGCATCGCGATCGCGCGGGTGCTGCTCAAGAACGCGCCGATCCTGATCCTGGACGAAGCCACCTCCGCGCTGGACTCCGAAGTGGAAGCCGCGATCCAGGAAAGCCTGGAAACGCTGATGCAGGACAAGACCGTGATCGCGATCGCGCACCGGCTCTCGACCATCGCACGGATGGACCGGCTGGTGGTGCTGGACCGCGGGCATATCGTGGAAAGCGGCACGCATGCGGAATTGCTCGCGCATGGGGGGCTGTATGCGCGGCTGTGGGCGCATCAGACGGGAGGGTTCGTGGGGGTCGACTGA